One part of the Algibacter sp. L1A34 genome encodes these proteins:
- a CDS encoding mevalonate kinase — translation MKGPLFYSKILLFGEYGIIKDSKGLSIPYNFYNGALKKDNNPSEAAIASNASLKRYVDYLENINPELVVFDVASLKKHVNSGMYFDSSIPQGYGVGSSGALVAAIYDKYAQDKITVLENLTREKLLKLKTVFSEMESFFHGKSSGLDPLNSYLSIPILINSKDNIEATGIPAQQNGGKGAVFLLDSGIVGETAPMVSLFMENMKQEGFRNMLKNQFIKHTDACVDDFLKGDIKSLFKNTKSLSKVVLSHFKPMIPQQFHALWKKGIDTNDYYLKLCGSGGGGYILGFTEDLGKAEKALSDYKLEVVYNF, via the coding sequence ATGAAAGGACCATTATTTTACTCAAAAATATTACTCTTTGGAGAGTATGGAATCATTAAGGATTCTAAAGGTTTATCTATACCTTATAATTTTTATAATGGGGCTTTAAAAAAGGATAATAATCCGTCGGAAGCTGCAATTGCTTCCAATGCAAGTTTAAAACGTTATGTTGATTATTTAGAAAATATTAATCCAGAATTGGTTGTTTTTGATGTGGCTTCACTAAAAAAACACGTGAATTCGGGTATGTATTTTGATTCGTCTATTCCTCAAGGTTATGGTGTAGGTAGTAGTGGCGCTTTAGTTGCTGCTATTTATGATAAATATGCTCAAGATAAAATTACTGTTTTGGAGAATTTAACGCGTGAAAAACTTTTAAAGTTAAAAACGGTTTTTTCTGAAATGGAATCTTTTTTTCATGGAAAATCTTCGGGTTTAGATCCGTTAAATAGTTATTTAAGTATTCCAATTCTTATCAATTCTAAAGATAATATTGAAGCTACAGGTATTCCTGCTCAACAAAATGGAGGTAAAGGAGCTGTGTTTTTATTAGATAGTGGCATTGTAGGAGAAACAGCACCTATGGTAAGTTTATTTATGGAAAACATGAAGCAAGAGGGTTTTCGTAATATGTTGAAAAATCAATTTATAAAACATACCGATGCCTGTGTAGATGATTTTCTAAAAGGAGATATTAAATCCTTATTTAAAAACACGAAGAGTTTGTCTAAAGTGGTTTTAAGTCATTTTAAACCCATGATTCCTCAACAGTTTCATGCACTTTGGAAAAAAGGTATCGACACCAACGATTATTATTTAAAACTTTGTGGTTCTGGTGGTGGAGGTTATATTTTAGGTTTTACTGAAGATCTTGGTAAAGCCGAAAAAGCACTTTCTGATTATAAATTAGAAGTAGTTTATAACTTCTAA
- a CDS encoding M64 family metallopeptidase: MKQLIYISFLLLNYQFIWAQVFTQETIQNFGDNDKRLNLVILSEGYQVSEFEQFKTDAVSYTNSMFNESPFKEYANYFNVHIIYVPSNESGADHPGESDEPLETPDAPISPITNVDTYFNATYDSFGAHRRLFYELDGDYANQTEVKINSVLADNFPTYDQALILVNSDVYGASGGEFPMSYTGYWGPKTVIHELGHSMFDLKDEYYPGDFFTEEAINMTKESDENLVKWKNWVGTKNVGVYQYTCDTGNCAEWYKPHQKCIMENLNYTFCPVCTEGIIEKIHDLLPSLESYEPNTTTVNNPELPLEFKLSLIKPTHDLERAWTLNGNLFASSVDNVIIQETDLNIGLNTLTAVIHDNPSSLLKIDNHETKHISTVTWTINHSSLGIESIESLSDNFEVLMFPNPVSNMVNLRFESETLENLKVDIISMEGRKLLSTSLSNSEIKPIDISAFSTGIYLTNFYANNVLIASKRLVKN, from the coding sequence ATGAAACAGCTTATTTATATCTCGTTTTTATTACTGAATTACCAGTTTATATGGGCTCAGGTTTTTACTCAAGAAACCATTCAAAACTTTGGAGACAATGATAAACGTCTCAATTTGGTGATTTTAAGCGAAGGCTATCAAGTTAGTGAGTTTGAACAATTTAAAACGGACGCCGTTAGCTACACAAATAGTATGTTTAACGAATCCCCTTTTAAAGAATATGCCAATTACTTTAACGTTCATATCATTTACGTACCATCAAATGAAAGTGGTGCAGATCATCCTGGAGAAAGTGATGAGCCGCTAGAAACACCGGACGCACCGATCTCGCCTATAACTAATGTTGACACTTATTTTAATGCCACTTACGACTCTTTTGGTGCACACAGAAGACTTTTTTATGAATTAGACGGAGACTATGCTAACCAAACCGAAGTAAAAATAAATAGTGTGTTAGCTGATAATTTCCCGACTTACGATCAAGCTTTAATTTTAGTAAATTCAGACGTATATGGTGCAAGTGGTGGAGAATTCCCAATGAGTTACACTGGATATTGGGGGCCAAAAACCGTAATTCACGAACTCGGACATTCTATGTTTGATCTCAAAGACGAATATTACCCTGGTGATTTTTTTACTGAAGAAGCCATAAACATGACTAAAGAAAGTGATGAAAATCTTGTAAAATGGAAAAATTGGGTAGGCACAAAAAATGTTGGCGTTTACCAATATACATGCGACACAGGCAATTGTGCAGAATGGTATAAGCCACACCAAAAGTGTATTATGGAAAACCTAAACTATACATTTTGTCCCGTTTGCACTGAAGGTATAATTGAAAAAATACATGATTTATTACCTTCTTTAGAAAGTTACGAACCAAATACGACAACAGTTAACAACCCCGAATTACCTTTAGAATTTAAATTATCCTTAATAAAACCAACACATGATTTAGAAAGAGCATGGACTCTTAATGGGAATCTTTTTGCTTCTAGCGTTGACAATGTTATTATTCAAGAAACCGATTTAAATATAGGATTAAACACTTTAACGGCCGTAATTCATGACAACCCAAGTTCTTTACTAAAAATTGATAATCACGAAACAAAACACATAAGCACAGTAACATGGACTATAAACCATTCTAGTTTAGGTATCGAATCTATTGAAAGTTTGAGTGATAATTTCGAGGTTTTAATGTTCCCAAATCCAGTTTCAAATATGGTAAATTTGAGATTTGAAAGTGAGACTCTTGAAAATTTAAAAGTTGATATTATTTCAATGGAAGGCAGAAAACTACTTTCTACTTCGCTTTCTAATTCTGAAATTAAACCAATAGATATTAGTGCTTTTAGTACCGGAATTTATTTAACAAATTTCTATGCTAACAATGTACTTATAGCAAGCAAACGCTTAGTAAAAAACTAA
- a CDS encoding GNAT family N-acetyltransferase translates to MIIVKRTNPDNLDFQELVRALDLDLDGYYKEKTSFYGKLNNTEKIKHAVVAYDENENLVGCGSIKAFSNHEVEIKRMFVPLNFRGKGIALSILSALEDWGKELDFENCILETLKEKPYAIRFYEKNNYRIIPNFGDYVKANNSICFSKKLK, encoded by the coding sequence ATGATTATTGTAAAAAGAACAAATCCTGATAATTTAGACTTTCAAGAACTGGTTAGAGCTTTAGATCTTGATTTAGATGGGTATTATAAAGAAAAAACATCGTTTTACGGAAAACTTAATAATACTGAAAAAATAAAACATGCTGTTGTGGCTTATGATGAAAACGAAAACCTTGTTGGTTGTGGAAGTATTAAAGCGTTTTCTAATCATGAAGTTGAAATTAAACGCATGTTTGTGCCTTTAAATTTTCGTGGAAAAGGTATTGCTCTATCTATTTTATCAGCTCTGGAAGATTGGGGAAAGGAACTAGATTTTGAAAATTGTATTCTCGAAACATTAAAAGAGAAGCCTTATGCTATTCGTTTCTATGAAAAAAATAATTATCGCATTATTCCAAACTTTGGAGATTATGTAAAAGCGAATAATAGTATTTGTTTCTCTAAAAAATTAAAATAA
- a CDS encoding DUF1697 domain-containing protein — MKTYIALLRGVNVGGKKKVLMAELRDFLTEIGFKNVQTYIQSGNIIFNSEEEEQFKLEEKIGDAILANFGFEVPVLVRTHQELEAIFKNSPFSEEKKKSSYFSLLYNTPNKNLAN, encoded by the coding sequence ATGAAAACTTATATCGCATTACTAAGAGGAGTAAACGTTGGTGGGAAAAAGAAAGTTTTAATGGCGGAACTTCGTGATTTTCTTACTGAAATTGGCTTCAAAAATGTTCAAACTTATATTCAAAGTGGTAATATTATTTTTAATTCTGAAGAAGAGGAGCAATTTAAACTAGAAGAAAAAATTGGAGATGCTATTTTAGCTAATTTTGGATTCGAAGTCCCTGTTCTTGTTAGAACGCATCAAGAATTAGAAGCTATTTTTAAAAACAGTCCCTTTTCCGAAGAAAAAAAGAAAAGTAGTTATTTTTCATTATTATACAACACTCCAAATAAAAACTTGGCAAATTAG
- a CDS encoding pseudouridine synthase, with product MNRNQGTSGKGKPSGRGNQGEAKKGVARGGEGGKSKSFSRGNAPIKKGNPAPKKASNPDEIRLNKYIANSGICSRREADDHIAIGLVTVNGKVITEMGYKVKVADEVRYDGARINPEKKAYVLLNKPKGFATTTSEGKGRTVMDLVANSTSSRIKPIGRLGRNSKGLILFTNDDAIAAKFTNSKHGVPRLFHIELDKNLKLEDLKKIQAGFKIDGKLIEVEEISYIDNASKKEIGLKIKNTGNTIIRSIFDYIKYEIVTLDCVAIGHLTKKDIPRGSWKHLTEQELNTLKML from the coding sequence ATGAATAGAAATCAAGGAACAAGCGGAAAAGGGAAACCTTCAGGAAGAGGTAATCAAGGAGAAGCTAAAAAAGGCGTTGCTAGAGGAGGCGAAGGCGGAAAAAGTAAAAGTTTTTCTAGAGGAAATGCGCCTATTAAAAAAGGAAATCCTGCACCTAAAAAAGCGAGTAATCCTGATGAAATTAGACTAAACAAATACATTGCAAATTCTGGAATATGTTCTCGTCGAGAGGCCGATGATCATATTGCTATTGGTTTAGTAACCGTTAACGGTAAAGTAATTACCGAAATGGGATATAAAGTTAAGGTTGCAGACGAAGTTCGTTACGATGGGGCACGTATAAACCCTGAGAAAAAAGCTTACGTTTTATTAAATAAACCTAAAGGATTTGCTACAACAACTAGCGAAGGTAAAGGGAGAACGGTAATGGATTTGGTTGCTAATTCAACAAGTTCGCGTATAAAGCCTATTGGGCGTTTAGGTAGAAACTCTAAGGGGTTAATATTATTTACAAACGATGATGCCATAGCGGCTAAATTTACTAATTCTAAACATGGTGTACCACGCTTATTTCATATTGAATTGGATAAGAACTTAAAACTTGAAGATCTTAAAAAGATACAAGCTGGTTTTAAAATTGATGGAAAACTTATTGAAGTAGAGGAAATTAGCTATATCGATAATGCGTCTAAAAAAGAAATTGGACTTAAAATTAAAAATACAGGAAACACTATTATTCGTAGTATTTTCGATTACATTAAATACGAGATTGTTACTTTAGATTGCGTTGCTATTGGGCATTTAACTAAAAAAGATATTCCTCGCGGAAGCTGGAAACATTTAACTGAGCAAGAGTTAAACACTTTAAAAATGTTGTAA
- a CDS encoding diphosphomevalonate/mevalonate 3,5-bisphosphate decarboxylase family protein, translating into MTETDFIPKPYLNHIESGDFTWSSPSNIALVKYWGKKQDQIPENPSISFTLDYCKTTTKLSFSKKENKEAFSFDVFLDNEKKDDFKPKIETFFKRIEIYLPFLKDFHFKIETSNSFPHSSGIASSASGMSALALCLMSIEKEFVENISDKFFIQKASFLARLGSGSACRSLEGDLVVWGKHDEIDGSSDLFGVKYPFEVHQNFKNYHDTILLVDKGEKQVSSSVGHNLMYGHPFAQQRFEQANKNLSSIKSILKSGDLNAFIGLVESEALTLHAMMMTSMPYFILMKPNTLEIINKIWSFRESTGSKVCFTLDAGANVHVLYPENEAVSVLKFIKNELVIFCQKGEYINDKIGFGAQLIKVE; encoded by the coding sequence ATGACCGAAACCGATTTTATCCCAAAACCATATTTAAACCATATTGAAAGCGGAGACTTCACGTGGAGTTCACCAAGTAACATTGCCTTGGTTAAATATTGGGGCAAAAAGCAAGATCAAATACCCGAAAACCCATCGATAAGTTTTACGCTCGATTATTGTAAAACCACTACAAAACTAAGCTTTTCGAAAAAGGAAAATAAAGAAGCTTTTTCGTTTGATGTGTTTTTAGATAATGAAAAAAAGGATGATTTTAAACCGAAAATTGAAACGTTTTTTAAACGTATAGAAATCTATTTACCATTTTTAAAAGATTTTCATTTTAAAATAGAAACATCAAATTCGTTTCCACATAGTTCTGGTATTGCATCATCGGCATCAGGGATGAGTGCGTTGGCATTGTGTTTAATGAGTATAGAAAAGGAGTTTGTTGAAAATATTTCAGATAAATTTTTTATTCAGAAAGCATCATTTTTGGCTCGCTTAGGTTCTGGAAGTGCTTGCCGTAGTTTAGAAGGTGATTTGGTGGTTTGGGGAAAACATGATGAAATTGATGGAAGTTCGGATTTGTTCGGTGTAAAATATCCGTTTGAAGTTCATCAAAATTTTAAGAACTATCACGATACTATTTTGCTAGTTGATAAAGGAGAAAAGCAAGTAAGTAGTTCGGTTGGCCATAATTTAATGTACGGTCATCCATTCGCTCAGCAACGTTTTGAGCAGGCTAATAAAAATCTGTCGAGCATAAAAAGCATCTTAAAATCTGGTGATTTAAATGCTTTTATAGGTTTAGTAGAAAGTGAAGCGCTAACGCTACACGCTATGATGATGACGAGTATGCCTTATTTTATTTTAATGAAACCGAATACTTTAGAAATTATAAATAAAATTTGGAGTTTTAGAGAATCTACAGGGTCTAAAGTGTGTTTTACTTTAGATGCAGGAGCCAATGTACATGTCTTGTATCCTGAAAATGAAGCTGTTTCTGTGCTTAAATTCATTAAAAATGAATTAGTAATTTTTTGCCAGAAAGGCGAATATATTAACGATAAAATTGGTTTTGGAGCTCAATTAATTAAAGTAGAGTAG
- a CDS encoding adenylate kinase, producing MIKLHDKYFKPFITAKQIDDALARMADEIANDIGEEVPVFIGVLNGSFMVVSDFVKKYPKPCEVTFIKLASYEGVKSTEDIQRLIGLTQDLTGRTVVILEDIIDTGNTLTEIHRIFENENVKALKIATLFYKPEAYKKDFKLHYVGIEIPNKFIVGYGLDYDGLGRNIPEVYQIKETQHMTNLVLFGPPGAGKGTQANFLKEKYNLVHISTGDVFRFNIKNKTALGMLAKSFIDKGELVPDQVTIDMLNAEVEKNADAKGFIFDGFPRTNAQAESLDKLMEAKDSQINAMIALEVDDEILVGRLLKRGETSGRADDADESIIRNRITEYYSKTAILKDYYSAQDKYFGVDGVGSIEDITVRLSTAIDNL from the coding sequence GTGATAAAGTTACACGACAAATATTTTAAACCATTTATTACAGCAAAACAAATCGATGATGCGTTAGCTAGGATGGCCGATGAGATTGCGAACGATATTGGAGAAGAAGTTCCTGTTTTTATAGGGGTGCTAAACGGTTCGTTTATGGTGGTAAGCGATTTTGTGAAAAAATATCCAAAACCTTGCGAGGTTACATTTATCAAATTAGCATCATACGAAGGTGTGAAATCTACTGAAGATATTCAGCGTTTAATTGGTTTAACCCAGGATTTAACAGGGCGTACCGTAGTTATTTTAGAGGATATTATTGATACCGGAAATACGCTAACCGAAATACACCGCATTTTTGAAAACGAGAATGTAAAAGCGTTAAAAATTGCAACATTATTTTACAAGCCCGAAGCATATAAAAAAGATTTTAAACTACATTATGTTGGTATAGAAATCCCTAATAAGTTTATTGTAGGTTACGGCCTAGATTACGATGGATTGGGAAGGAATATACCAGAAGTATATCAAATAAAAGAAACACAACACATGACAAATTTAGTGCTATTTGGCCCTCCAGGAGCAGGCAAAGGAACACAGGCGAACTTTTTAAAAGAAAAATACAACTTGGTACATATTTCTACCGGCGACGTTTTTCGATTTAACATTAAAAACAAAACGGCTTTAGGTATGTTAGCTAAATCGTTTATTGATAAAGGCGAGCTCGTTCCAGACCAAGTAACTATAGATATGTTAAACGCTGAGGTTGAAAAAAATGCTGATGCAAAAGGTTTTATCTTCGATGGTTTTCCAAGAACGAATGCACAAGCAGAATCTCTTGATAAACTAATGGAAGCTAAAGATTCGCAAATTAACGCGATGATTGCACTTGAAGTTGATGATGAAATTTTAGTAGGGCGTTTATTAAAAAGAGGAGAAACAAGTGGCAGAGCTGATGATGCTGATGAATCTATTATAAGAAATAGAATTACAGAATATTACAGCAAAACTGCAATTTTAAAAGATTACTACAGCGCTCAAGATAAATACTTTGGTGTTGATGGTGTTGGAAGTATAGAAGATATTACCGTGCGTTTAAGCACTGCTATAGATAATCTATAA
- a CDS encoding DUF4136 domain-containing protein, whose translation MKIAKVLALLFLVASCAPVYVNYDYEKGTDFTKYKSYNYYAEMKTGLSELDTKRLLDALDVQLKEKGFVLSDNPSFFIDIKSTEFQGAQRQTVGVGVGGGGGNVGGGISIGLPIGQAQVTRKVTFDFVDENIKQLFWQAVSESNFNPNSTPEKREARLSAIVAKVLKKYPPKE comes from the coding sequence ATGAAAATTGCAAAAGTACTAGCCCTTTTATTTTTAGTAGCATCCTGCGCACCTGTTTACGTGAATTACGATTACGAAAAAGGTACAGATTTCACCAAATACAAGAGTTATAATTATTACGCCGAGATGAAAACAGGTTTAAGTGAACTCGATACAAAGCGTTTGTTAGATGCTTTAGATGTTCAGCTTAAAGAAAAAGGATTTGTTCTTTCGGACAATCCGAGTTTTTTCATCGATATAAAAAGTACTGAATTTCAAGGTGCACAAAGACAAACTGTTGGTGTAGGTGTTGGCGGCGGTGGCGGTAATGTTGGCGGCGGAATTTCCATAGGACTGCCTATTGGTCAAGCTCAAGTAACCCGCAAAGTAACCTTCGATTTTGTTGACGAGAATATAAAACAACTCTTTTGGCAAGCCGTTAGCGAATCTAATTTCAATCCAAACAGCACACCCGAAAAAAGAGAAGCGCGCTTAAGTGCTATTGTTGCTAAGGTTTTAAAGAAGTATCCGCCTAAAGAGTAA
- a CDS encoding geranylgeranylglycerol-phosphate geranylgeranyltransferase, giving the protein MLSRKQKHILLKFFSMFSVVRGYNILVVVIAQYLTAIFILAHDLPVKQVVLDLNLLMLVLASAAAIAGGYIINNFYDSEKDLINRPIKSKLDKLISQNTKLSFYFVLNFLAAVMASYVSFKGVIFFSVYIFGIWFYSHKLKKMLFIGNLTSAVLTITPFFAIFMYYKNFEHVIFVHAIFLFLIMSMRELTKDLENIKGDLAQNYKTIPIVYGEKASKVMLTILAVLTWLPMSLLLSRYDIGYMYLYFYLCIPLLLAFLLILWMSRTKTHYLILHNILKFIIVVGAFSIVLIKVSVVLNRI; this is encoded by the coding sequence ATGCTGTCCAGAAAACAAAAGCACATTTTACTTAAGTTTTTTAGTATGTTTTCTGTAGTGCGTGGTTACAATATTCTTGTTGTTGTAATAGCCCAATATTTAACTGCTATTTTTATTCTTGCGCATGATCTACCTGTAAAACAAGTTGTTTTAGATTTAAATTTACTCATGCTTGTTTTAGCATCGGCTGCTGCGATTGCTGGCGGATACATTATCAATAATTTTTACGACTCAGAAAAGGATTTGATTAATCGACCTATAAAATCTAAGTTAGATAAACTAATTAGCCAAAACACGAAGCTGTCTTTCTATTTTGTGCTTAATTTTTTAGCTGCAGTTATGGCGAGCTACGTATCCTTTAAAGGTGTTATTTTCTTTTCTGTTTATATTTTTGGAATATGGTTTTATTCGCATAAGTTAAAGAAAATGCTTTTTATTGGTAATTTAACGTCTGCTGTGTTAACTATAACACCATTTTTTGCAATTTTTATGTATTACAAAAACTTCGAACACGTAATTTTTGTACATGCTATATTCTTGTTTCTAATAATGTCTATGAGAGAGCTTACCAAGGATTTAGAAAATATAAAAGGAGATTTGGCTCAAAACTACAAGACTATTCCCATTGTTTATGGGGAAAAAGCATCGAAAGTTATGTTAACCATTTTGGCTGTTTTAACGTGGTTACCTATGAGTTTGTTGCTTTCGCGTTACGATATTGGTTATATGTATCTATATTTCTATTTATGCATTCCGTTGTTATTGGCTTTTTTGTTAATATTATGGATGTCTCGAACAAAAACGCATTATTTAATACTTCATAATATTTTAAAATTTATAATTGTTGTTGGCGCCTTTAGTATCGTACTTATAAAGGTTAGTGTGGTTTTAAATAGAATTTAG